The Elaeis guineensis isolate ETL-2024a chromosome 3, EG11, whole genome shotgun sequence region agagtCTTCGTCGGAGCCGTCTTTGATCAATGCGGACTTTCTTTTACAGACGTTCATTTTCGATGATGAGATGATAAGGGATTGACCGTAACAATTACTATGGTGGTCAGTGCCTCTTTTATCATCAGGGAAAAAAATAGTAGTTGTTTCGCAGTACCGCATGCCAATGCCATCTAAGTACGGCGAGTTGCCAAGGCCCTTTCGATCCTCTTTCATTAGGCTTCGAGAGCTCTgtactttttctcttctttttcgagTACTTAGAGCATCAggagctgaaaaaaaaaaaaatgaagtacgTGCCGTGCGCGTTTGCGTGTGTGCAAGAGAAGATATCGGTGCGAGGTGGGGCGCGGCGAGGCCCCGAGGGAGTTGGCCAAAAATTGGGGGAGAAGTCGTCCAGGAATGTTTGTTTGAAAAGTGCACATGCATACAATTAATTAGATCATGATAAATTTGTAGTGATTTATAGAGCCATCGGTTACATCGTGAGGCTTTCACGGATTTAAGATATATTGATTAGTTATGTTTGGCATTTGTCTATCCACGTCTCCATTGGACTCCATCATAATAATGTTATCTGTTTCCGTCTATCTTGTCCTGCTCTTATTGCTGATCCttgattcctctctctctctctctccatatcTATCTGTTAGGACTCTTATCATGGATGGATTATACGAAGTTGTAGGGAAATAGTACTCTCTCCATTCGTTTCTACAATATCAGGGATTGGATAAATTGTTTAAACTTCAAACATGCTTGGGTTATTTGATTGACCGGTTTGTTGCCAAAGATCAGGGGAACAGTTTTAGATGTCGCGCTATTAGGGCACATGTGCACCGCGTGCACTCTCATCAAGAATAATGATGTGCGTGGACAAGTAAGTTACCAACTAGAAATCCCagaaagaaactaaaaaaataaaaagcaaattAAGGTTCTCTccgtactctctctctctctctctctctcgctagcTGCATGCCTCCGAAGGAATAGTTACTCTTGCATACTCGATTTTTATTCATCatataataatgatataataattAGAAGATGTCACACCTAGAATTCCACTGAGTACCCATGTGTATAAAGCTAGCAGGGGAATTGTATAACCCAACCACAGGACTCACTCACTCCCCGTTGCCCTCGCTTTCCTTTACTCCCCCAAACCCCCTTGGGCGTGGCTCTGGCTCTGACTCTGGCTCGTCCCTCCTTCTCTCCGCTTCCTCCTCCACCGGAGATCCCCGAAAGGATAAGGTTCTCCATTGCCCTCCCATAGATCTTTTCCGTGAAACTAGGAGGACTTCCATCCTTCTCTCATCTCAGCCTAATCCACTTGTGGATAAGTGGCAAAGACTTAATCCTTATAATTATCCGACCTAAGAACCAGGAGACTAAAAGGCCCAAAAATAAAAGCCAATAATTTCCGGATCTCGCCTCTCTCCCATCTGCACCCTCCCTATTAATACCCCAGTAAACACAACAACATCAACACAAGCCACCCATGGAGATATCATGGCTGCTGCCCACTGTGTCGACGTCCACTGCTATTACTAGTTAGGATCGATTGAGAAGTGTGCACACACGCTCCACTCCATTTAAGCCATCACCAAGTACGAAAAACCAATATTCCTTCATGGACTGCTGGAAGGAGGCAGAAGGCAAACGAGTCCATGACCCCTGGTTCTACCAATACTACCGGCACAGCACCGCCGGCGATGGTCACCGCATGACGACTAAGCCAGGTGCGACAGCCAAGGCTGACAGGCGCGTGTGGGTGCCGGGGCCGATCATCGTCGGGGCCGGGCCTTCGGGGCTGGTGGTCGCCGCCTGCCTGAAAGAGAAGGGAGTCCCCAGCCTGATCCTGGAGCGCGCCAACTGCATCGCCTCCCTGTGGCAGCTCAAGACCTACGACCGCCTCCGCCTCCACCTCCCCAAGCAGTTCTGCGAGCTGCCGCTGATGCCGTTCCCCAAATGGTTCCCGACGTACCCCACCAAGCAGCAGTTCATCGCCTACCTCCAGGACTACGCGAGGAGGTTCGACATCCGGCCAGCGTTCAATGAGACGGTGGTCAGCGCCGAGTACGATGCCGTGCTCGGGTTTTGGAGGGTGAGGACCGAGGCGGTCAACGGCAAGGAGGAGAGGACGGAGTACGTGTCCCAGTGGCTGGTGGTTGCCACCGGGGAGAATGCGGAAGCCGTCGTGCCGGAGTTCGACGGCATCCGGGAGTTTAAAGGGACCATCATGCACACAAGCACGTACAAAAGCGGCGACGTGTTTCGAGGGAAGAGGGTGCTAGTCGTCGGGTGCGGCAACTCGGGGATGGAGGTCTGCTTGGACCTCTGCAATCACAATGCCCATCCTTCCATCGTCGTCAGAGATGCGGTGAGCTCTTCTCCTCGCCatcacaaataatatatatatatatatatatatatatatatatatatatatatatatatatatatatatgaagtgcACTCTTTCTTCCCCTTTGTTTCATACATTATTTACACAAATGATTAGAAACGCCGGCCATTAAGGTTTCTGCATAAATTTGCAATCTCCTAGTAGAAATCAGATTGTTCTTCTTCTGGctaattaaatgaaataaattcttttatttcaaatttcggtgtagctctttttttctttttatttattttgggtATAGGTAACGAAGAACTGGATTTGCTTTCGTTCATGTTCAGCGTTATTGTTTTGATAATTATTAGTGTTATCATTGCAGCTAgctgttgttgttgttatttttAGTGCTGGTGCCATGACCCGTCGTTAGCAACAAAATAAAACGCTAGGCTCACGTGTTGCATTTCCCCTTTGTATTTAAACTTAAAACTGTcgcaatattttaaaaattaagcgAGAAAGTAACGTTTTGGCATGCGAAGAAAGATAGATTCGCCATGGATTCTTGTAAAATGTCCACCATCTTCCATTTCCGGGCCACGAATTCCAGTCCTCCCCTTTCTTGGGACTCATTCCCACGCGGGGAGTCCTCCTATTCCTCCATCAAAAATCACTCCATATCTGTTCGCATATTTTTCTGAGCTCTTTGCTACCCCAGTCTttccatatattttattttatttttttcctttccgaAAGTTGATCCAAAAGCTGTACCCTATAtcttgaaatatatgcataaatgCGCGGTCCCCATTGCCACAGGCAAAGGAGAAAAGCAACCTTTGTCATTTCAAATCTCAATTAGTAACCAGAACAAAGGTTCTCGTCTTCAAGTCATCATACTCCGGCTCCCTCCCCTTCTTTCGGGAATTATAAAGAATATACAGGAGATAAGTTGCAGCCCAAAGCTGTAGTGCCACTGGCAGTATGGGCAGGCGAGAGCTTAATATCTGGCTCCAGTTCATGCCCATCATGTCCTGATCAACAGCTCATTCTATCTCATCTCCATGGTCTTTTTTGATCTCTTTTCCGCCATTTTATTGTCACCAGGTGCATGTTCTTCCTCGGGAGATGCTCGGTAGCTCCACTTTCGGGCTGTCCATGTGGCTGCTCAAGTGGTTCCCCGTGCAAATGGTGGATCGCTTGCTGCTGCTGGTCGCCCGCCTTATGCTCGGCGACACAGCCCGGTTCGGCCTCGAGCGGCCTCAGATTGGACCCCTCGAGCTCAAGTCGCTCTCTGGCAAGACTCCAGTCCTCGACGTTGGAACTCTCGCCAAGATCAAATCTGGAGACATCAAGGTCCATAGCAATGCTCATGAGTTACTGGTCCCTCCAACTGCATCATTGCTTTCTACTCACAGTTGCCGGGACTTTTCTTTGTTGCTCCACAGGTCTGCTCTGCAATAAAGAGATTCACAGGACATGGAGTGGAATTTGTAGACGGGAGATCGTCGGAATTTGACGCTGTCATCTTTGCCACTGGCTACAAAAGCAATGTAGCATCTTGGCTAAAGGTATATGTCTTTTACTCTCATTTCAACGGCTGTGCTACTAATCCTGGTTTTATATGCATGTCTTCCCTTTCTTTGTCAAAGGAAGGATTTAGAATTAGCTTATAATGATTATGAAGGCCGCTGTTATgacaaaaattattgaaaaaatagGAATTTGTAAAGCCGTCCAAGAATTTTGAGATCAAGATCCTGGTGGTTACTGTTATAACATTATACTGTGGTATTCATACACGTGCCGCAGTTGAAATTCACTGTTCCATTCATCAGTGTTTTCTATGGTCTTTCCTTTTGtcgaattcaatattaattactatGGTTTTGTCTCAGACATTACCCTAATTAGTAGGGTTGGAATTAATTGTGCCGATAATACTGCTATAAATTTCTATCATATCTTGCTGAGTTTGGTTTGGTTTGGCAGGAGAGGGAGTTCTTCTCGGAGAAAGATGGCCTACCGAGGAGGCCCTTTCCCAATGGATGGAAAGGGGAGCGTGGGCTGTATGCTGTGGGGTTCACAAAACGTGGAATTCTTGGGGCTTCAATGGACGCAATGAGGATTGCTCGTGACATCGAACAATGCTGGAGAGCAGAGGCCAAGCAACTCCTGGCTTTCCATTGTCCCTCAGAACAAAAATGACAACAAGAGACTCTTGATAGACTGGAGGAGGGAACACTGGCCATTTCCTTTCTCCCCATCAAATGACCTGGGACGCAAATGATGTTATCTCCGATAGTGAGATACACAAGCTAGGTACAGAATGAAAAGAGAGAGGGGGTTTTGGCTTTACTGGTAATTTGTATATCCTGTATATTGCCATTTTCTTAATTGAATTGACTGACGTGTAGAGAGAGAGACGTGGAACGGAGGTGCTTGTTTCTGGGGTTTGACACTATCAATCAAAGAGAGAGGATTTCAGTTTTGTTCGTTTCTCAAGTGTTATGTACTGTGGGATGAGGGTGAGGGGAAGAAAGGTTTGATCTCTATTTTGTTTTCTTAttctcattccttgtttcttctTTTGACTACCATTTAACTTATTGAAGAGACAGTGACCATTCTATTGCGTCCCTTTCTACCcacagaaaattaaaaaaaaaaaaaaaaagaaggcccTAGCTTTAAGAGAGAGAGAAGTGGACAATGCTAGCTCTCATGACTAATATGTCCATCCAGTAGAGTTCATGACATCCTTATCATCCCCAAATCATTCCCACGACTGTGTCCTCCGTTAAGGACCACCACTACTCCCTTCATGAGGCTGATAGAGGGATCTAATGCCCGCCTTTCATTGAATTCAAAAGATAAGATCATAGCTGTAATGGTCCCTTTCAAAACTCATGGTTATCTATATATGTAAACACTTGCACCTGTCGTCGACTATGCTTGTTCGGATATTGGATAGGTTTTTGTCCCAGAAGCCCTCTTGATTCCTTCATCATAGCTCTTTCTTGGGTGGTGAGGAAGGAAAGGAGAAAAGCCCATGTCGACCTAGACCACAAGCGCATACCGATGTCAAACAATCTCCGAGGCAAAAAAGAGGAGAGGGATGAGGACCGTTACTCGGGAGTCGTTCTCAGAAGTTTGTGTGTTTGCGGTGGGTGTTATATTCACGGCCAAACCCTTCAAGATGAGGCCTGAAATATCTGGAATCTCTCATGCCAGATTCGAGACAGCAACAGTGCCTTATACTTATAGATGGGGGGGGAGAGATGTTTGAGAGTTTAGTCTTAGTTTGGCGTCTTTGTCATCATGTTTTTACTAATTATTTGGAAAGAGAAataaagagggaaaaaaaagagaCGTATCTTGACCTGCTGCGTCCGCTTGGAATCAATGCCTTGCGAGTATCGGAAGCTGAATGATTGAGGAAAGGAGCGTGAAAGTTGCGAGTGGCGGTCCAACTATACCGATGTACCATTCATTCCTTGGTGTATGTGTATACCATTCCGGGGGCCATTTGGTTGGATTGTATCagataatctaataattttttaaaaaattttatctaaaaaataattaataaaaaaaataatttttattatatttgattgatgaaaaaattatttcaaaaaataaaattaaaattttgttgGAGATAATCctatatgaaaatatgatgaaatttataaatatactattcaatataaaataattttttaataccagAATAACATCATCATCTCTATCAATTTTAATATAATGGCTATAATCACATAATTCTTTGCATAATACCAtcccatctttattttttttgcaaaagctCTTTActgaattaatttaaaaaaatatcaaaataaatttaatgattaCATATGCAGTTTTATTTGGGATTTTGTCAAGTATGGATTATCAGTTTACCACCACttgagaatttattgaaatttatcaaataccaaccGCTCACGGTATTTGTTTTACATTCTCTCTTCGAAAAATAAATATAcgattcatcaatttttttatcatctctctctttcattttttatatcaaacATGATAATTTAACGTAGGATTCATTTTTCTATATCAGATTATCTCCAACGAAATAGATCCTAAATGTTAGGATGCTAGACTGATGTGGGATCACATTGTCAATTAGCCAGCATTCCATTTGGTACATGTCACACATTCTATACTTCGATCACAACTCTAAGAAACCGGGTCCCTCGTGGAGGCCACACATCCatataacaaattaatttgtgcacATATCATTGGCAGGAATtaacaaatatataaaaaaattaaaaatatatttagttgGAGAGAGTTAAACTCTGAAATGAAAATAAGAATGAATGTCTCCCATTCCACTTATTTGGttgaaaagagttttatttttattctaattttaggAGAAATAAGAATATTCTAATTATCCAAAATTCAACCTTTGTTCTCTCATGTTattcagattttattttgattctaatttttgaTTCCAATCGTAAATCAAACCTGTCGAAAGACGTGGCTATTTGGATTTCTATTCTAATCCACCCCTACTTCGGTCATGTACCAAATGTATCCTGATTATGAAGAGGAATCCATCTACGTTCCTTGCGTTGTATGCAAATATTTCCTTCTTCACCGTAGTACTCGCGGGTCCTCATCACATGGAGAGAAGATCTGAACCTAGCTACTTGTTTGCTCCAGAATAGCACAAGTACCCATTACTAGCGAGATATCTCTATGAACAAGAAGGCAAAACTAGCATACGTAATAGCCACGTAAGAGGCACTACCCTAACATATACCCATGCAATAACTCGTGGTGCACGCTTGTGAGCGTGACTGGAGCAAGCAAAAAGTTTAGCCCAATCCCTTCCATCTTTTTTAGATAATGAGAAGCTTGCATTGTTTATTCAGCTTGTGTgtttggaaaagaatttttccAAGGTATTCTCCACCATGATCCCAAGTTTCGGGATACTTCGgctagataaaataatttaaatttttaaaaaaaaatctgaaaatattatcagaatttcaaaaaaatttcaaacaataaaaaataataaaattaaaaatataaacaatgtaaaatatttatgaatttattttcttaaaaagaaaTATAATGGTAGAAAAAATCACATCTAGCAATAATACATGATATCTTTACCCGTGcaccaaaaaatttgaaataagttAAGTATCATTTGTGAATAAATTGTATAATTTGTACATAATCCAAGAAATTGAGTAGTtctagattgatttgattttggagaAAATTTCAGGGAATCATTCTGTTATCAGAAAACTAAGAATAATTTAAGAACGTTTCAATAATTTGAAGAATGTTGTAGCTCTCCAATCCACGTCACTTTTACCGCTTATCCTCTAGCCCATCACTCTCCGTAAACATATAAGACTAGTTTAAGTTGGAATCAAGATACACGTTGCGGAACCATTCCAATCAATAGTTTCTCGAAACCAAGGCCTATAATCATCAATCATTCGTGGCATACTTGCTTGTCCTGACGAGAGAACGAGAGAGGGGGCAGTCTCTCTCAGTTATGAGCTAACAGAACAGTACAAAGCATAGgaaggggggggggagagagagagagcgctctcttaaagttgggcatccatccctCCCCAAGATTGAGGAATCTCTCAAAAGATTCCAGATCTTTCCCAATGATGAAGCCCCGCCGCCCGTTGATTTGCACTCAATTTGTCATGGATCTCACGCCTGCCCTTTTTCTCCTCCTCTCCATTATAGCAATCCGTTACTAGTGATAGTTAGGTTTGCTAAAGAAAACAAGCAAGCTTTCTGGGTCTCAAAAGCAtttctaaaattatattcttTATTATTGCTCTTGCTCATGATTATTGCTACCATGTCTCTTGTATGTTTGCATTTAGCATGCTAGCAATAGATagtctttttttttaatactttTGATGATAACTTTTTATTGTTTTTCATTCTTTGGGCAGgtgttttgaatttttttgtcgAACATTAAATCTTATAGCATCCATTTAGTCTCTAGATTATTAAGATGTAAATTTAATTACACGAATTTAGGCTAAAAGAAGGGTTAGGTAGGAGTGGATATGGGACATGGGAGGTCGCACTTGATTTACATTGGCCCAGCAAGGTAACGGTTTCCTCCTACCTAACCCTCGATGGCGTCAGAGCCCCACGCAACACCCAGATAATCATACCCACACCCCTTTTGCTGAACCAGTTGGGTCCGTTCAGGTGTCCTACGGATGTGATCACATTAAACCTGTCCCACTGGAGAAAATGTAGCAGGTTTCCAACTCATTATGACCTGGTCCACTAGTCGGTTGTAGAATCTAATATGATTTGAAGCTATGCCGGCCAGAGACAAGCCTGGACTCCAGGCCAATTGGTTGCAGCATCTCGGTCAAGCatcttaaataattataaattaaataaaaaatattaaaataaaatattttttataaaaattaataaaaaatatttaattaaatttaaacttaaaaatagttaaataaaaaattctttcTATTTGAAACATAACTTAAGAGCAACTACTTAAATGGATTGAAATGATCAAATTACTTTTGTAGTTATAAAGCaacactacactattataaagtaatattatactattataaagcaatactgcattgttgtaaagtaatactataatAAATGAATACTACACTACGCTAATGTAATACTATgttattgtaaaagaatactaCATTAGTATAATACAGTAAAGTGAcattgtattattataaaagaatactacactaatataatgcAATAAAACAATACTGcattattataaagaaatactatactaatataatgtaatactacgttattgtaaaggaatattgcactatgataatgtaatactacggtattttaaaagatataaagataattttaattaaaatgaataattatttttaacttatatttgaaatgaatgaatatttttatataaaacttaTTTAGAGAGCtacttttaaattaaaaataaagctagagatttatttctagttctttattttttagtacTGATATTGTTGGCTAAATCTTATATAAACTGATTGCAAGCTCTCACGAGATAGGCAAGTAGATACATATCCAACCTGTATGCAAACTTATGTTCCAGTCACATACATGAAATGAAGATATAACCTTATTATTTCTAAACTCAGTGCTTGCCCCACTTGAAGAGAGACCTAACTTGATGTAGCCTGCTAATTAAGTGAAGGAGGCTTTAAGTCCAGTTCTAAAGTGAGATCAGAATGTATTTGGGttgcatgagaaattttttgtacgTCATCTATGATGTAGAAAATTCGACATAGAGTGCACCGCTTTTTCTGATTGGACCATGTAGCCACCGCTTCTTGACGCACATTTAATATTTGCAGATTGatattttcatttaaaatttttttatgacaaaaatatccttcataACTTCTTGATATCTTACATGACTTCCTATcatatgacttcttatgaatatatatggctTCCGTCATATGATTTCGTGTgactatatatgactttctataaatatatataacttcctgtgaatttatataactttctgtgacttcatgtaaatatatatgacttcttatgaacATATATATCTTCACATgaagtcatatatgttcacaggaagtcatatatatattcacaagaagtcatagaaagtcatagaaagtcatatatattcataaaaaattatatgtattcACGGAAAGTCACTCACAGAAAGACATACAAAGTATTAGAAAGTCATAAAGAACTTTTTacgaagggatgtcataattttggaaggaaatatttttattatacaaaatttttaaacgaaaatatCAATCTGTAGGTATTAAATATGCGTCGAAAAATGATGGCTACGCCGTCTAATCGAAGAAAGTAGTGCACTATACGTTGGATTTTCCACACCATaggtggtgcacaaaaaattactGCTAGGTTACATTGGACTCAAAGCCGCCGATCTGGCCCACTTGGGCCTtagcacttttcttttttttttttcttccttaatAATAATTCTTTCATCACAGCCTCGGAGGAAATGTGCCATCAGGTTCCAACCTCATTCAAAAAACTTTTCCTGTACCGTTGGCATGCCATGTGGCACAACGTACGAGAGTTGGCCCACGTAGCACTACACTTGTTTCTGTACCTTTTCAACCGCCATATGATTATTTTGTTCGGTAATCGAGTGAAATGAATCGCGTCATGCACAGCCATGTCTCAAAACAATAAAAAGCGTAGTGTATATCTGAAGGCCTCCAATCTGATACAGTTATTGGCCATTGGGCCCCATCAGATCCCTTCTAAGTCTTCTTCTGGTCGAGTCGGTAGTACACACTGTAAGAGACCTGCACTAATAATGGGGTTCATGTATTCATATCCATTACTTGGCCTTCAGATCCCAAGCACTGCACTCCAAGGCACCAATGATGAGTCGGTATTACCTAGCCTTCCAACACCAACAGT contains the following coding sequences:
- the LOC105040800 gene encoding indole-3-pyruvate monooxygenase YUCCA6; the encoded protein is MDCWKEAEGKRVHDPWFYQYYRHSTAGDGHRMTTKPGATAKADRRVWVPGPIIVGAGPSGLVVAACLKEKGVPSLILERANCIASLWQLKTYDRLRLHLPKQFCELPLMPFPKWFPTYPTKQQFIAYLQDYARRFDIRPAFNETVVSAEYDAVLGFWRVRTEAVNGKEERTEYVSQWLVVATGENAEAVVPEFDGIREFKGTIMHTSTYKSGDVFRGKRVLVVGCGNSGMEVCLDLCNHNAHPSIVVRDAVHVLPREMLGSSTFGLSMWLLKWFPVQMVDRLLLLVARLMLGDTARFGLERPQIGPLELKSLSGKTPVLDVGTLAKIKSGDIKVCSAIKRFTGHGVEFVDGRSSEFDAVIFATGYKSNVASWLKEREFFSEKDGLPRRPFPNGWKGERGLYAVGFTKRGILGASMDAMRIARDIEQCWRAEAKQLLAFHCPSEQK